In Microbacterium enclense, one genomic interval encodes:
- a CDS encoding alanine--glyoxylate aminotransferase family protein, translated as MNTHLPGPIDPPARLLMGPGPISAYPSVLRAMGAPLVGQYDPFMTATMTETQQLYREVWATDNDATLLVDGTSRAGIEAAILSLVRPGDRVLVPVFGRFGHLLAEIAERALAEVHTIEVPWGEVFPVSAIREAVERVKPHLVACVQGDTSTTMLQPLDEIGEICHAHGALFYTDATASLGGNAFEMDAWGLDAATAGLQKCLGGPSGSAPISLSDRAVEVVRSRARVEAGIREEGDAVASDFIRSNYFDLAMILDYWGPRRLNHHTEATTMLYGARECARVLLLEGRDAVIERHRLHGDAMLAGVQGLGLTVFGDVAHKMTNVVAVEIPDAVIGDAVRAELLSDFGIEIGTSFGPLHGRVWRIGTMGYNARTDAVLTTLAALEAVLRRHGAAVPAGGGVEAAQDVYAAARS; from the coding sequence GTGAACACTCACCTGCCCGGCCCCATCGACCCGCCCGCACGTCTGCTGATGGGCCCCGGCCCGATCTCGGCGTACCCGAGCGTGCTCCGCGCGATGGGGGCCCCGCTCGTCGGCCAGTACGACCCGTTCATGACGGCCACGATGACCGAGACGCAGCAGCTGTACCGCGAGGTCTGGGCGACCGACAACGACGCCACGCTGCTCGTGGACGGCACGAGTCGTGCGGGGATCGAGGCGGCGATCCTCTCCCTCGTGCGCCCCGGCGACCGCGTACTCGTCCCCGTCTTCGGCCGCTTCGGACACCTCCTGGCCGAGATCGCGGAGCGCGCTCTCGCCGAGGTGCACACGATCGAGGTCCCGTGGGGCGAGGTGTTCCCGGTCTCGGCGATCCGTGAGGCGGTCGAGCGTGTGAAGCCGCACCTCGTGGCGTGCGTGCAGGGCGACACCTCGACCACGATGCTGCAGCCGCTCGACGAGATCGGCGAGATCTGCCACGCGCACGGCGCGCTCTTCTACACCGACGCCACCGCCTCCCTCGGCGGAAACGCGTTCGAGATGGATGCCTGGGGCCTCGACGCCGCGACCGCCGGCTTGCAGAAGTGCCTCGGCGGACCCTCGGGCTCGGCGCCGATCAGTCTCTCCGACCGCGCCGTCGAGGTGGTGCGCTCGCGTGCGCGCGTCGAGGCGGGGATCCGCGAAGAGGGCGATGCCGTGGCATCCGACTTCATCCGCTCGAACTACTTCGACCTCGCGATGATCCTCGACTACTGGGGACCGCGACGCCTCAACCACCACACCGAGGCGACCACCATGCTCTACGGCGCGCGGGAGTGCGCGCGCGTGCTGCTGCTGGAGGGGCGGGATGCCGTCATCGAACGCCACCGCCTTCACGGTGACGCGATGCTCGCAGGCGTGCAGGGGCTCGGGCTGACGGTCTTCGGCGACGTCGCTCACAAGATGACGAACGTCGTCGCGGTCGAGATCCCGGATGCCGTGATCGGCGATGCCGTACGCGCGGAGCTGCTGAGCGACTTCGGCATCGAGATCGGCACCTCGTTCGGACCTCTCCACGGCCGCGTCTGGCGGATCGGCACCATGGGCTACAACGCCCGGACCGACGCCGTGCTGACGACCCTCGCCGCCCTCGAGGCCGTGCTGCGCCGCCACGGCGCGGCGGTGCCGGCCGGCGGAGGAGTCGAGGCGGCGCAGGACGTCTACGCGGCGGCGCGATCGTGA
- a CDS encoding allantoate amidohydrolase: MSAATRLQVAPERIAAAARRVMGRCEELARVTATPGSITRVYLSPEHARVNRLAAEWMRELGMTTRQDAAGNQVGRLAPAGAPDAPALLMGSHLDTVPDAGRFDGIIGVLMALEVVRMVRRVDDEGVASSPFPFALEVIAFSDEEGTRFGKALLGSSAVAGQWDPAWWELTDADGSTLREAFREFGLDPGRVGEAARRPDQLVAYLEAHIEQGPELDRRGQALAAVSSIASARRFQLVVEGEARHAGGTPYDMRRDALLGASEAALAVERICRGEHHIIGTVGQLEAFPGAVNVVPGEAHFSLDLRGEFDATRDHTWDEIARELDAIMGRRGLRWQAREVHSAPAVFCAPLLQDVVRAGIGGEAPTLFSRAGHDAMSVGAITPVGMLFLRNPDGISHHPDEAVAEADVAVGIRALAEAVLHLGAEPLT; encoded by the coding sequence GTGAGCGCCGCCACCCGGCTGCAGGTCGCTCCGGAGCGCATCGCCGCGGCGGCGCGCCGCGTCATGGGCCGGTGCGAGGAACTCGCCCGTGTCACCGCGACCCCGGGCAGCATCACCCGCGTCTACCTCTCGCCCGAGCACGCCCGCGTCAACCGCCTCGCCGCCGAGTGGATGCGCGAGCTCGGCATGACCACGAGGCAAGATGCCGCGGGCAACCAGGTCGGACGCCTCGCACCCGCGGGCGCTCCCGATGCCCCGGCCCTCCTGATGGGTTCGCACCTCGACACGGTCCCGGACGCCGGGCGCTTCGACGGCATCATCGGCGTGCTGATGGCGCTCGAGGTCGTGCGGATGGTCCGGCGCGTCGACGACGAGGGGGTGGCATCCAGTCCCTTCCCCTTCGCGCTCGAAGTCATCGCCTTCAGTGACGAGGAAGGGACGCGCTTCGGCAAGGCGCTCCTCGGATCGTCGGCTGTCGCGGGGCAGTGGGACCCGGCGTGGTGGGAGTTGACGGATGCCGACGGTTCGACGCTGCGTGAAGCGTTCCGCGAGTTCGGCCTCGACCCCGGCCGCGTCGGCGAGGCCGCGCGTCGCCCCGACCAGCTCGTCGCCTACCTCGAGGCGCACATCGAGCAGGGACCCGAACTCGATCGCCGCGGTCAGGCGCTCGCCGCGGTGTCGTCGATCGCGTCGGCGCGGCGATTCCAGCTCGTCGTCGAAGGCGAGGCGCGCCACGCCGGCGGAACGCCCTACGACATGCGACGCGACGCGCTGCTCGGCGCGAGCGAGGCGGCCCTCGCCGTCGAGCGCATCTGCCGCGGCGAGCACCACATCATCGGTACCGTCGGTCAGCTCGAGGCGTTCCCCGGCGCGGTGAACGTCGTTCCCGGCGAAGCGCACTTCTCGCTCGACCTCCGCGGAGAATTCGACGCGACTCGCGACCACACCTGGGACGAGATCGCGCGCGAGCTCGACGCGATCATGGGCCGGCGCGGACTGCGCTGGCAGGCCCGCGAGGTGCACAGCGCGCCGGCGGTGTTCTGCGCACCCCTGCTCCAGGACGTCGTGCGCGCGGGCATCGGCGGTGAGGCCCCGACGCTGTTCAGCCGCGCCGGTCACGACGCGATGTCGGTCGGTGCGATCACCCCGGTCGGCATGCTCTTCCTCCGCAACCCCGACGGCATCAGCCACCACCCCGACGAGGCGGTGGCCGAAGCCGACGTCGCCGTCGGGATCCGCGCGCTCGCCGAGGCCGTGCTGCACCTGGGGGCGGAACCGCTCACGTAG
- a CDS encoding adenine deaminase C-terminal domain-containing protein, translating to MTAYADLLPTTDELVHLRAVAAGLDTPDLIVRGGLVQSPGTEEWLERDVLIAGRHIAALTPWGHVGSGEAVEEVDARGHHVVPGFIDTHLHIEYTNLTPGELARLSVPRGTTTVLTDPNGAANVWGTDGMDLLRRTRTPLHIFEQVSPTTPTSADLERGGQVIAEDVVRARLRDDDTVTLGESNPFDLGELSTGRFRAALAAGRRLTGHTASQTGPSLWGYLAAGIGDDHNARTVDEVLERVRLGARITVMGSSLTDNTGPLFADLDAIAPALRSLSFCADDKHALDLSTEGHIDHHVRAVIRAGVDPQLAYRMATTQPALYYRLDQVLGVLAPSRLADVLVIPDLAEVRPAVVVVAGEVVAREGEATFANTDVIPEWARDTVHLPDELPTDLFSVPAPAGPEPVQVRAMEMYDGYFKRAFVAELAATDGEVTSDPAQDVLKIAVVDRHRGEALAGIGFVRGFGLQRGAIAITMNCPNMNISVVGADDASMRLAVEELGRMGGGFVTVADGEVLARVPLPVGGMMSDAPFEETAAALAAGHAATHALGCRIPSPYIILSFVGLYVVPDLGLTELGLIDAATQRFVDVLLPGPVDACGHEHEATS from the coding sequence ATGACCGCCTACGCCGATCTGCTCCCCACCACCGACGAACTCGTGCACCTGCGCGCAGTCGCCGCGGGCCTGGATACCCCCGACCTCATCGTGCGCGGCGGACTCGTCCAGTCGCCCGGCACCGAGGAGTGGCTCGAACGCGACGTGCTCATCGCGGGGCGACACATCGCGGCACTGACCCCGTGGGGTCACGTGGGCTCCGGCGAGGCCGTGGAAGAGGTCGACGCTCGCGGCCATCACGTCGTCCCCGGTTTCATCGACACCCACCTGCACATCGAGTACACCAACCTCACCCCGGGCGAACTGGCGCGCCTCTCGGTGCCGCGCGGAACCACGACGGTGCTGACCGACCCCAACGGGGCGGCGAACGTCTGGGGCACCGACGGGATGGACCTGCTGCGCCGCACGCGCACTCCGCTGCACATCTTCGAACAGGTCTCGCCCACCACTCCCACCTCCGCCGATCTCGAGCGCGGCGGACAGGTGATCGCCGAGGACGTCGTGCGCGCCCGCCTCCGCGACGACGACACCGTGACGCTCGGCGAGAGCAACCCCTTCGACCTCGGCGAGCTGTCGACCGGACGGTTCCGCGCGGCGCTGGCGGCGGGGCGTCGGCTCACCGGCCACACCGCCTCGCAGACGGGGCCGTCTCTCTGGGGCTACCTTGCGGCGGGTATCGGCGACGACCACAACGCTCGCACGGTCGACGAGGTGCTCGAGCGCGTGCGGCTCGGAGCACGGATCACGGTCATGGGCTCGTCGCTGACCGACAACACCGGCCCCCTCTTCGCCGACCTGGATGCCATCGCCCCGGCGCTGCGATCCCTGAGCTTCTGCGCCGACGACAAGCACGCGCTCGATCTCTCGACCGAGGGTCACATCGACCACCACGTGCGCGCGGTCATCCGTGCGGGCGTCGATCCGCAGCTGGCCTACCGGATGGCGACGACGCAGCCGGCGCTGTACTACCGGCTCGACCAGGTGCTCGGGGTGCTGGCGCCCTCCCGGCTCGCCGACGTCCTCGTCATCCCCGACCTCGCCGAGGTGCGTCCCGCCGTGGTCGTGGTCGCCGGAGAGGTGGTCGCGCGAGAGGGCGAAGCGACCTTCGCCAACACCGACGTCATCCCCGAGTGGGCGCGCGACACGGTGCACCTGCCCGACGAGCTTCCGACCGATCTGTTCTCCGTCCCCGCCCCCGCCGGACCGGAGCCTGTGCAGGTGCGGGCGATGGAGATGTACGACGGCTATTTCAAACGGGCCTTCGTCGCGGAACTCGCCGCCACCGACGGGGAGGTGACCTCCGACCCCGCACAGGACGTGTTGAAGATCGCCGTCGTCGACCGTCACCGCGGGGAGGCGCTCGCCGGAATCGGGTTCGTCCGCGGGTTCGGGCTGCAGCGGGGAGCCATCGCGATCACGATGAACTGTCCGAACATGAACATCTCGGTGGTCGGCGCCGACGACGCGTCCATGCGCCTGGCCGTCGAAGAGCTGGGGCGGATGGGCGGGGGCTTCGTCACCGTCGCCGACGGCGAGGTGCTCGCTCGGGTCCCGCTTCCCGTCGGCGGGATGATGAGCGACGCCCCCTTCGAGGAGACGGCGGCCGCGCTCGCGGCGGGGCACGCGGCCACCCATGCACTGGGATGCCGCATCCCTTCGCCGTACATCATCCTGTCGTTCGTCGGTCTGTACGTCGTCCCCGACCTCGGCCTCACCGAGCTCGGCCTCATCGACGCGGCCACCCAACGCTTCGTCGACGTCCTGCTGCCGGGCCCGGTCGACGCGTGCGGGCACGAGCACGAGGCGACGTCGTGA
- a CDS encoding acetamidase/formamidase family protein: MSAATPAPVGPAVPILQPGVGPLPGDHYLAATPDTVLWGRLPCATDAPALRIASGETVTIDTVSHEGILDDQGKAPAAYFAGHGVPREHVLDDAIEIAASVSRDPSVDGPHVVVGPVHVEGARPGDLLRITVETLVPRVPYGVISNRHGKGALVGELPRGEHNVSVFAAVTERDGVLHGTLPVVEGGEPIVSFPLAPFLGTMGVAVAGDERPHSVPPGTHGGNIDINLLVEGTTLFLPVQVEGALAYVGDPHFAQGDGEVALTALEASLRATLRFEVIPADAARAAFGEVTGPLVRTPDYLVPTGMDPDLDAAMRACVRSSLALLGGRWGMDEHLAYAYLSAATDFDISQVVDIVSGVHARIREADFAGIPAVEPEVLASDAPAGGTP, encoded by the coding sequence ATGAGCGCCGCGACCCCGGCACCTGTCGGCCCCGCCGTCCCGATCCTTCAGCCCGGCGTCGGTCCTCTCCCCGGCGACCACTACCTCGCGGCCACCCCCGACACCGTGCTGTGGGGGCGACTGCCCTGCGCCACCGACGCTCCCGCGCTGCGCATCGCCTCGGGCGAGACCGTCACGATCGACACCGTGAGCCACGAGGGCATCCTCGACGACCAGGGCAAGGCTCCCGCCGCGTACTTCGCGGGGCACGGTGTACCGCGCGAACACGTGCTGGACGACGCGATCGAGATTGCGGCCTCCGTCTCACGCGACCCCTCCGTCGACGGGCCCCATGTCGTCGTCGGACCCGTGCACGTCGAGGGCGCGAGGCCGGGTGACCTGCTGAGGATCACCGTCGAGACGCTCGTTCCCCGTGTTCCCTACGGGGTCATCTCGAACCGCCACGGCAAGGGCGCGCTCGTGGGAGAACTGCCCCGCGGCGAGCACAACGTCAGCGTCTTCGCCGCGGTGACCGAGCGCGACGGGGTGCTGCACGGCACTCTGCCCGTCGTCGAGGGCGGGGAGCCGATCGTGTCGTTCCCGCTCGCGCCCTTCCTCGGCACGATGGGCGTCGCGGTCGCGGGCGACGAGCGTCCGCACTCCGTGCCGCCCGGCACGCACGGCGGCAACATCGACATCAACCTGCTCGTCGAGGGGACGACGCTCTTCCTCCCCGTCCAGGTCGAGGGCGCGCTCGCCTACGTCGGCGACCCGCATTTCGCGCAGGGCGACGGCGAGGTCGCCCTCACCGCACTCGAGGCCTCGTTGCGCGCGACGCTGCGCTTCGAGGTGATCCCGGCGGATGCCGCTCGGGCGGCGTTCGGCGAGGTGACCGGACCGCTCGTCCGCACGCCCGACTACCTCGTGCCGACCGGCATGGACCCCGACCTGGATGCCGCGATGCGCGCGTGCGTCCGCTCGTCGCTCGCGCTGCTCGGCGGCCGATGGGGCATGGACGAGCACCTCGCGTACGCCTACCTCAGCGCCGCGACCGACTTCGACATCTCGCAGGTCGTCGATATCGTCTCGGGTGTGCACGCGCGGATCCGCGAGGCGGACTTCGCGGGGATTCCCGCGGTGGAGCCCGAGGTGCTGGCATCGGATGCCCCCGCGGGAGGCACCCCGTGA
- a CDS encoding PhzF family phenazine biosynthesis isomerase yields the protein MTEAPGILHLLAFAAEPGGGNPAGVVLDATALDDTDMQRIAADLGHPETAFVGERDGRRVAVRYFSPDDEVPFCGHATIATAVALAEAEGVGTYTFDTPAGLVEVVTTAEGERIVAGFTSVAPYVIDLEHDVADRLLGLLGLSRDDLDDRMPLAQSFAGNLHPVVAVSSRETFDAFTFDGPRVRALLDERGWKGTVTVVHVDAPVGDGVVIEARNLFPVADILEDPATGSAAAALGAYLRDRVGVPAPFGFTVRQGRHIGRPSVLEVEVPASGGIEVRGTATPL from the coding sequence ATGACCGAGGCCCCTGGCATCCTGCACCTGCTCGCCTTCGCGGCCGAGCCCGGCGGCGGCAATCCCGCGGGCGTGGTGCTGGATGCCACGGCTCTCGACGACACGGACATGCAGCGCATCGCCGCCGACCTCGGCCACCCCGAGACGGCGTTCGTGGGGGAGCGAGACGGGCGTCGGGTCGCCGTGCGGTACTTCTCGCCCGACGATGAGGTTCCCTTCTGCGGTCACGCCACCATCGCGACCGCCGTGGCGCTCGCCGAAGCGGAGGGCGTCGGGACGTACACCTTCGACACGCCCGCAGGGCTGGTGGAGGTCGTCACGACGGCCGAGGGCGAGCGCATCGTCGCCGGTTTCACGAGCGTGGCGCCGTACGTCATCGACCTCGAGCACGACGTCGCCGATCGCCTGCTGGGTCTTCTCGGCCTGAGCCGTGACGACCTCGACGACAGGATGCCGCTGGCCCAGTCGTTCGCCGGCAACCTGCATCCGGTGGTCGCCGTCTCCTCGCGGGAGACGTTCGACGCGTTCACCTTCGACGGTCCGCGCGTTCGCGCGCTCCTGGACGAGCGGGGGTGGAAGGGGACCGTGACCGTGGTGCACGTCGACGCTCCGGTGGGCGACGGTGTCGTCATCGAAGCGCGCAACCTCTTCCCGGTCGCCGACATCCTCGAAGACCCCGCGACCGGATCCGCCGCGGCCGCGCTCGGTGCGTACCTGCGCGATCGCGTCGGGGTCCCCGCGCCGTTCGGCTTCACCGTGCGGCAGGGCCGGCACATCGGGCGGCCGAGCGTGCTGGAGGTCGAGGTACCGGCATCCGGTGGTATCGAGGTGCGCGGGACGGCGACGCCGCTCTGA
- a CDS encoding acyl-CoA/acyl-ACP dehydrogenase — translation MIRRPSPVTVPADEERWTRLVSDLAAGFAATVADDDLTARLPLDHLGALSASGLDAAFLPRSAGGEGLSYATLGHVVRTLSRSHPAVATVWLMHIGAAHALVTTSPPEQAAFFAAELRAGRRFSNALSEPAGGNHFLASQQDADPSEAGWTLTGRKLFVSGSEAADHLFLNARVDGEPGFFGVTVDDTVSFPPIEETMGMRATRSRTILFDGTALPAPRRCGPPPADYANLISVGFAFLSIGIAEAALDAAAAVATRSRGGARVADAGWARQQTGLVWAEVTAAELLAERTAWLADTRSPETMPAAMESKMLANEVAKKAAALALSLGGGGAYLRSSPIQRIFRDAQAGALMAYSVPFSAELVGGGVFDGALAE, via the coding sequence ATGATCCGTCGTCCTTCCCCCGTCACCGTCCCCGCCGACGAAGAGCGCTGGACGCGCCTCGTCTCCGACCTCGCCGCGGGTTTCGCCGCGACCGTGGCCGACGACGACCTGACGGCCAGGCTCCCCCTCGACCACCTCGGCGCTCTGTCGGCGAGCGGACTCGACGCGGCATTCCTGCCGCGTTCGGCCGGTGGCGAGGGGCTGTCGTATGCGACCCTCGGCCACGTGGTGCGCACCCTGTCCCGGTCGCACCCGGCCGTCGCGACCGTCTGGCTCATGCACATCGGTGCCGCCCACGCCCTCGTGACGACATCGCCGCCCGAGCAGGCGGCGTTCTTCGCCGCGGAGTTGCGCGCCGGTCGACGGTTCTCGAACGCCCTCTCGGAACCCGCCGGCGGCAACCACTTCCTCGCCTCGCAGCAGGACGCCGATCCGTCGGAGGCCGGATGGACGCTGACCGGCCGCAAGCTGTTCGTCTCGGGCTCCGAGGCCGCCGATCATCTCTTCCTCAATGCCCGTGTGGACGGCGAGCCGGGCTTCTTCGGCGTCACCGTCGACGACACCGTCTCGTTCCCGCCCATCGAGGAGACGATGGGCATGCGTGCGACGCGCAGCCGCACGATCCTCTTCGACGGCACGGCCCTGCCCGCCCCGCGGCGGTGCGGCCCGCCGCCGGCGGACTACGCCAACCTCATCAGCGTCGGGTTCGCCTTCCTGTCCATCGGGATCGCCGAGGCCGCGCTGGATGCCGCGGCCGCCGTAGCGACCCGTTCGCGCGGGGGCGCGCGCGTGGCCGACGCGGGGTGGGCGCGACAGCAGACCGGCCTGGTGTGGGCGGAGGTCACCGCCGCGGAGCTCCTGGCCGAACGGACCGCGTGGCTCGCCGACACCCGCTCCCCCGAGACCATGCCCGCGGCGATGGAGAGCAAGATGCTCGCGAACGAGGTCGCCAAGAAGGCTGCGGCCCTCGCTCTGTCGCTCGGCGGAGGAGGCGCGTACCTGCGGTCGTCGCCGATCCAGCGCATCTTCCGCGACGCGCAGGCCGGAGCGCTCATGGCGTACTCGGTGCCCTTCAGCGCCGAGCTCGTCGGCGGAGGGGTGTTCGACGGCGCCCTCGCAGAGTGA
- a CDS encoding ABC transporter permease: MTIDLWVSILVGALALAAPLVIAGIGEGFVERAGRLNLGIEGMMILGALAGVFVAAAAGPWVGLLAGAVVGVVLAAGMNALVYALRANEIVVGVAVTMLGLGLSTYLFQLWIPAGTTNVSVDTLGRVDLGPLSEIPVIGPVLFTQSPVVYAAGVLLVLAWALARFTRFGIQVRAVGSDPVSAALRGVRPRAVGERALLLGGTLAGVAGAAIALGSIGAFTPGMTAGRGYIVLAIVIMGRMTPVGIALGALLFGFLQSFSLLAQSIATQLPSEVYATLPYLVTLVVLVLTSRAELRRHSARRRTA; the protein is encoded by the coding sequence ATGACGATCGACCTGTGGGTGTCCATCCTCGTCGGCGCTCTCGCCCTCGCGGCGCCGCTCGTGATCGCCGGGATCGGCGAGGGCTTCGTGGAACGGGCGGGCCGGCTGAACCTCGGCATCGAAGGCATGATGATCCTCGGCGCCCTCGCCGGCGTCTTCGTCGCCGCCGCGGCCGGCCCCTGGGTGGGGCTGCTGGCCGGGGCCGTCGTCGGCGTGGTCCTCGCCGCGGGCATGAATGCTCTCGTCTACGCGCTGCGCGCGAACGAGATCGTCGTGGGCGTGGCGGTGACGATGCTGGGGCTCGGCCTGTCGACCTACCTCTTCCAGCTATGGATCCCCGCCGGCACGACCAACGTCAGCGTCGACACACTGGGGCGCGTCGACCTCGGGCCGCTGAGCGAGATCCCCGTGATCGGCCCCGTGCTGTTCACCCAGAGCCCGGTCGTCTACGCCGCAGGGGTCCTTCTCGTCCTCGCGTGGGCACTGGCGCGATTCACCCGCTTCGGCATCCAGGTACGCGCGGTCGGCTCCGACCCCGTGTCCGCCGCCCTCCGCGGCGTCCGCCCGCGCGCGGTCGGCGAGCGCGCCCTCCTGCTGGGCGGCACGCTGGCGGGGGTGGCAGGAGCGGCGATCGCCCTCGGCTCGATCGGCGCGTTCACGCCGGGCATGACCGCCGGACGGGGGTACATCGTGCTCGCGATCGTCATCATGGGCCGGATGACACCGGTCGGCATCGCGCTCGGCGCGCTGCTCTTCGGCTTCCTGCAGTCGTTCTCGCTCCTGGCACAGTCGATCGCCACGCAGCTGCCCAGCGAGGTCTACGCCACGCTTCCCTACCTGGTGACCCTGGTCGTGCTGGTCCTCACCTCCCGTGCGGAGCTCCGTCGCCACTCCGCTCGACGGCGTACCGCCTGA
- a CDS encoding DUF3225 domain-containing protein, which yields MTDATTPTSDAADAPTAPRPEIPADLRVAFDAYERAIVANDLDALDAFFAPGPDTLRGDPAGLLLGHDAISGFRSLRGGVPPRDITEVHYRPLATAGNDQSADGDVALLMSVSRFHGGGRGLQTQVWQRVDGRWLITAAHVAPRTPPLDRSIWRSVGDPFLQGAWEGPLAGLTVAVKDLFAIAGFRIGAGNPSFLDGARPEKVTAPAVADLLRAGASLRGIARTDEFAYSIAGDNAHYGTPPNGAVVGALPGGSSSGPASAVAAGHADIGLATDTAGSIRVPASYQGLWGLRTTHDLVPRQGMLPLAQSFDTIGWLTRDGDTLQRVADWCLSYDGSDSTENVYGASADDLPWRFLVPDEILACAEPATRDAFSRLLAALSASDDPPPFRAVHTGDLDAAFAAFRTVQGAEAWRNDGEWLDAHPGAVGPAVAERFRVASTITAADEAAARAELDPIAAHLAELVDGAVLIFPTVPGPAPQRTADIDAVRAATLRMTAPAAIAGLPSISVPLLTLPTPAGPAPVGVCLVSRAGTDIALVRLARRLANLSASVRSRTMETP from the coding sequence ATGACGGATGCCACGACCCCGACATCCGACGCCGCGGACGCGCCGACCGCGCCGCGCCCCGAGATCCCCGCCGACCTGCGCGTCGCGTTCGACGCCTACGAGCGCGCCATCGTCGCCAACGACCTCGACGCGCTCGACGCGTTCTTCGCTCCCGGGCCCGACACGCTCCGCGGCGACCCCGCGGGCCTGCTCCTCGGGCACGACGCGATCAGCGGCTTCCGGTCGCTGCGCGGCGGGGTCCCCCCGCGCGACATCACCGAAGTGCACTACCGTCCGCTCGCAACGGCCGGGAACGACCAGAGCGCCGACGGCGATGTCGCGCTGCTCATGTCGGTCTCGCGGTTCCACGGCGGGGGCCGGGGCCTGCAGACGCAGGTGTGGCAGCGCGTCGACGGGCGCTGGCTCATCACCGCCGCACACGTCGCTCCGCGCACACCGCCGCTCGACCGGTCGATCTGGCGCAGCGTCGGCGACCCGTTCCTGCAGGGCGCCTGGGAGGGGCCGCTCGCCGGACTCACCGTCGCGGTCAAAGACCTCTTCGCGATCGCGGGCTTCCGCATCGGCGCGGGCAACCCCTCGTTCCTCGACGGCGCTCGCCCCGAGAAGGTGACGGCCCCGGCGGTCGCCGACCTCCTGCGCGCGGGAGCATCGCTGCGCGGGATCGCCCGCACCGACGAGTTCGCGTACTCGATCGCGGGCGACAACGCCCACTACGGCACCCCGCCCAACGGCGCGGTCGTCGGCGCGCTGCCGGGCGGCTCGTCGAGCGGGCCGGCTTCGGCCGTCGCGGCGGGCCACGCCGACATCGGCCTGGCCACCGACACCGCCGGCTCCATCCGCGTTCCGGCCTCGTATCAGGGGCTGTGGGGGCTGCGCACGACCCACGACCTCGTGCCCCGCCAGGGGATGCTGCCGCTCGCGCAGTCGTTCGACACGATCGGCTGGCTGACCCGCGACGGCGACACCCTGCAGCGCGTCGCCGACTGGTGCCTCAGCTACGACGGGTCGGACTCGACCGAGAACGTCTACGGCGCCTCCGCAGACGACCTCCCGTGGCGTTTCCTCGTGCCCGACGAGATCCTGGCCTGCGCGGAACCGGCGACCCGCGACGCCTTTTCGAGACTGCTGGCCGCTCTCTCGGCGTCCGACGATCCGCCACCGTTCCGCGCCGTGCACACGGGAGACCTGGACGCCGCGTTCGCGGCGTTCCGCACGGTCCAGGGCGCCGAAGCGTGGCGCAACGACGGCGAGTGGCTCGACGCGCACCCCGGGGCGGTGGGTCCGGCCGTCGCCGAGCGCTTCCGCGTCGCCTCGACGATCACGGCCGCCGACGAGGCCGCCGCACGGGCAGAACTCGACCCGATCGCTGCGCACCTGGCCGAGCTGGTCGATGGGGCCGTGCTGATCTTCCCGACGGTTCCCGGTCCGGCGCCGCAACGCACGGCCGACATCGACGCCGTGCGCGCCGCCACCCTGCGCATGACCGCGCCCGCCGCGATCGCGGGCCTTCCCTCGATCTCGGTGCCGTTGCTGACGCTGCCCACCCCGGCCGGCCCCGCGCCGGTCGGCGTCTGCCTCGTCTCTCGCGCGGGCACCGACATCGCGCTCGTCCGTCTCGCCCGTCGTCTCGCCAACCTCTCGGCATCCGTCCGCTCCCGCACCATGGAGACCCCGTGA